One segment of Haliotis asinina isolate JCU_RB_2024 chromosome 12, JCU_Hal_asi_v2, whole genome shotgun sequence DNA contains the following:
- the LOC137257962 gene encoding adenosine deaminase AGSA-like, which translates to MRVLVSLIWLTLLTNVQSVPAWYKTQRDAILSTERRQSIGSKLTLTADEEAVNKMIMAAKQGEIKSAIYDDSNYIPAVHFFQGRKRMEQSKVFKIIQQMPKGAALHLHYGSITSNDWLVKNVTYRPNCYMCVKQEVITMTGFYLTPPVDKDCKWLEISAERAKSRDVAVFDQWLYNNLTLTVDNPEVVYPNINVVWQQFEQYFQTVRGLLRHAPVLKDALYETLKEFYQDGVQYLEIRIGLIEPKELNGTTRDFTWTVETFRDVVKEFKKDHQDFSGAKLIIGGRKMEPASVILQDVKTVMELVKQFPDVVVGYDLVQQEDITHTLLYYSSDLLYPEAHKSNLPYFFHAGETDWLDIHDNNLIDAILLNTTRIGHGFAIPKHPEVMRLVKERNIPIEVNPISNQVLKLVSDMRNHPAAILISQDFPVCISSDDPAPWEALPLSHDFYMAFMALAASYDDLRFLKQIALNSINFSRMTSQEKASALQLWQTQWNLFIKRVLDSHNTNIVG; encoded by the exons ATGCGTGTCCTTGTTAGTTTGATCTGGTTGACATTGTTAACAAACGTTCAGTCCGTGCCGGCATGGTACAAAACCCAGAGAGACGCAATATTGTCTACAGAAAGACGGCAGTCCATTGGGTCGAAGCTGACCCTCACCGCTGACGAGGAAGCTGTTAACAAGATGATAATGGCAGCCAAACAGGGGGAGATCAAAAGTGCCATCTACGACGACAGCAACTATATTCCCGCGGTCCACTTCTTCCAAGGCAGAAAGCGGATGGAACAAAGCAAGGTGTTCAAGATTATACAACAAATGCCCAAAG GTGCGGCTCTGCATCTACATTACGGCTCCATTACAAGCAACGACTGGCTGGTGAAGAACGTCACGTATCGTCCTAACTGTTATATGTGTGTGAAGCAGGAGGTTATCACAATGACCGGGTTTTATTTGACACCCCCTGTGGATAAAG ATTGCAAATGGCTAGAGATTTCAGCTGAACGTGCCAAGAGCAGGGATGTTGCAGTCTTCGATCAGTG GCTATACAACAATCTCACACTGACAGTGGATAATCCGGAAGTTGTCTACCCAAATATCAACGTCGTCTGGCAGCAATTTGAGCAGTATTTCCAAACAGTTAGGGGACTCCTGCGTCATGCGCCTGTGTTGAAGGATGCACTCTACGAAACTCTAAAGGAGTTCTACCAGGACGGTGTGCAGTACCTCGAGATCCGCATTGGTCTGATTGAG CCGAAAGAACTGAACGGGACAACTCGTGATTTCACGTGGACCGTGGAGACTTTCCGTGATGTTGTCAAAGAGTTTAAAAAAGATCATCAGGATTTTTCTGGCGCCAAATTGATCATTGGAGGACGGAA AATGGAGCCTGCCAGCGTAATACTACAAGACGTCAAAACTGTTATGGAACTGGTGAAGCAATTTCCCGACGTAGTCGTTGGATACGATCTTGTCCAACAGGAGGACATCACACATACCTTGTTGTACTACTCGTCAGATCTGCTTTATCCAGAAGCTCACAAGAGTAATCTCCCCTACTTCTTCCATGCAGGGGAAACAG ACTGGCTTGATATCCACGACAATAACCTCATCGACGCCATCCTCCTCAACACAACAAGGATCGGACATGGCTTCGCTATTCCGAAACATCCAGaggtgatgaggctagttaaGGAGAGGAATATTCCAATAGAGGTCAACCCTATCTCCAACCAG GTACTGAAGCTCGTCTCTGATATGAGGAACCACCCGGCGGCCATCTTGATCTCCCAGGATTTCCCAGTGTGCATCAGTTCTGATGACCCGGCGCCCTGGGAAGCCCTTCCACTGTCACATGACTtctacatggcgttcatggctcTAGCTGCGTCATACGATGACCTGAGGTTTCTGAAACAGATCGCCTTGAACTCAATCAA TTTCAGCAGAATGACGAGCCAGGAGAAAGCCTCAGCACTTCAGCTATGGCAAACACAATGGAACTTATTCATCAAACGTGTCCTTGACTCACATAACACTAATATTGTAGGGTAG